One Vicia villosa cultivar HV-30 ecotype Madison, WI unplaced genomic scaffold, Vvil1.0 scaffold7, whole genome shotgun sequence genomic window carries:
- the LOC131643108 gene encoding putative disease resistance RPP13-like protein 3, protein MADSVVAFLLEHLSQLLQREANLLCGVEDKIISLRNELEIINIYLKTSSEWKKNNHKQIEQKVLTQIRDVSYSAEDVIDTFITNVAFYKKRNVLGRMLHSVGHAKLLHDVAEKIDKIKTMLNEIHENKIKYCQESNDQSTSAREDEKRTQTLHRLRRNVEEEDVVGFVHESEVVINRLIEGGLPRLKVFSIIGMGGLGKTTLARKVYNSNEVKKQFNCRAWVYVSNECRAKDLLLGLLQILMPNRNYECSSSNIKKGKKKHKEDVNNLSDEELKKRVRECLKWEKYLLVLDDLWKIQDWDEVKDAFPDENKGSRILITSRLKEVASHTGRDPPYYLQFLSEEQSWELFFKKVFRGEEYPRDLESLGKQIVKSCGGLPLSIVVLAGLLANKEKSHREWSKVLGHVNWYLTRDETQVKDVVLKLSFDNLPSRLKPCFLYLGIFPEDSEIRVSQLLQLWIAEGFIQETESRDACDVAEDYLYELVDRSLIQVARIKDSGGVKTCRIHDLLRDLCILESKEDKFFQVCTDNNILIPTKPRRLSVHSSMSHYLSSSTVDHSCVRSLFCSDNSSLYYGYEWKWLTKNFKLVQVLDFEGKCCFKIPSNLGNFIHLRFPQLQEFHMRNLPIRNWKLGNGSMPRLHILDIYGCDKLDSLPSELWSLTTLRKARVWNPSSAMAAMLKNLEVKNGYQLIVE, encoded by the exons ATGGCAGATAGCGTGGTTGCGTTCCTTTTGGAACACTTATCACAATTGCTGCAACGCGAAGCTAATTTGCTGTGTGGAGTGGAAGACAAAATCATATCCCTTCGTAATGAACTTGAAATCATAAACATATATCTCAAAACTTCTTCTGAATGGAAGAAGAACAACCACAAACAGATCGAACAAAAGGTTTTGACTCAGATCAGAGATGTCTCCTACTCAGCCGAGGATGTTATCGACACATTCATCACCAACGTCGCCTTCTACAAGAAGAGAAATGTGCTGGGAAGAATGCTTCACAGTGTTGGTCATGCAAAATTGCTCCACGACGTAGCAGAAAAAATTGACAAGATCAAAACCATGCTGAACGAGATACACGAAAACAAGATCAAATACTGTCAAGAAAGCAATGATCAATCAACTTCAGCTAGAGAAGATGAGAAGAGAACGCAAACACTTCACAGATTAAGACGAAACGTGGAGGAGGAAGATGTAGTGGGCTTTGTCCATGAATCTGAGGTAGTCATCAATAGACTCATAGAGGGTGGTTTGCCGCGACTCAAAGTTTTTTCAATTATTGGTATGGGTGGATTGGGCAAAACCACACTGGCACGAAAAGTCTATAACAGTAATGAGGTAAAGAAACAATTCAATTGCCGCGCATGGGTTTATGTGTCAAATGAATGTAGGGCCAAAGATCTTTTGCTtggtcttcttcaaattttgatgcCAAACCGTAATTATGAATGTAGTAGCAGCAACATCAAAAAGGGTAAGAAGAAACACAAGGAAGATGTGAATAACTTAAGTGATGaggagttgaagaaaagagtgcgGGAATGTTTGAAGTGGGAAAAGTATCTGCTGGTTCTAGATGACTTGTGGAAAATACAAGATTGGGATGAAGTAAAAGATGCTTTTCCCGATGAAAATAAAGGAAGCAGAATATTGATAACCAGTCGTTTGAAAGAAGTTGCCTCACATACCGGTCGAGATCCTCCATATTATCTTCAATTTCTCAGTGAAGAACAAAGTTGGgagctctttttcaaaaaagtaTTTAGAGGAGAAGAATACCCTCGTGATCTTGAGTCTCTAGGTAAACAAATTGTTAAAAGTTGTGGCGGTTTGCCACTCTCAATTGTGGTTCTTGCCGGACTTCTGGCAAATAAGGAAAAGTCTCACAGAGAATGGTCCAAAGTGTTGGGTCATGTTAACTGGTATCTTACACGAGACGAGACTCAAGTAAAGGATGTTGTACTTAAACTCAGTTTCGACAATTTGCCTTCAAGATTGAAACCATGTTTTCTGTATCTAGGGATATTTCCCGAAGATTCTGAAATACGTGTGAGTCAATTGTTGCAACTATGGATCGCTGAAGGATTTATACAAGAAACAGAAAGTAGAGATGCATGTGATGTTGCTGAAGACTACTTGTATGAGCTCGTTGATCGTAGTTTAATTCAAGTAGCACGAATAAAAGATAGCGGAGGCGTGAAAACATGTCGCATCCATGATCTTCTCAGAGATCTCTGCATTTTGGAGAGCAAAGAGGATAAGTTCTTTCAGGTTTGCACTGATAACAACATTTTAATCCCTACAAAACCACGTAGATTGTCTGTCCATTCTAGCATGTCTCACTATCTTTCATCAAGCACTGTTGACCATTCATGTGTTCGTTCTTTGTTTTGTTCTGACAATAGTTCCTTGTATTATGGCTATGAGTGGAAATGGcttaccaaaaatttcaaattggTTCAGGTGTTAGATTTTGAAGGAAAATGTTGTTTTAAGATTCCTTCGAACTTAGGAAACTTCATTCACTTGA GGTTCCCACAATTACAGGAGTTTCATATGAGAAATTTGCCTATTCGAAACTGGAAATTAGGTAATGGTTCAATGCCACGCCTTCACATCCTTGATATTTATGGATGTGATAAGTTGGATAGCCTCCCAAGTGAATTATGGTCTTTGACTACCTTAAGAAAAGCACGTGTTTGGAATCCCTCCTCAGCAATGGCTGCAATGCTAAAAAATTTGGAAGTTAAAAATGGATATCAGCTTATTGTAGAATAa